Proteins encoded in a region of the Populus alba chromosome 13, ASM523922v2, whole genome shotgun sequence genome:
- the LOC118043649 gene encoding 3-ketoacyl-CoA synthase 19, with amino-acid sequence MELFLAMLPLLLCYIIFNLFRLGYQKRDQCCYMLSYECHKATEDQKLDTGSCAKIVTRNKTLGIEEYRFLLRTMVSSGIGEQTYCPKNVIEGREESATHMDAVSEMDGIIFHTLDKLFAKTGVSPSEIDIIVSSVSLFSPAPSLTARVINRYKMREGIKAFNLSGMGCSASVVAVDLVNQLFKTCKNSLAIVVSTESMGPNWYSGKDKSMMLSNILFRTGGCSMLLTNNRALKHKALLELTCSVRTHIGSNDEAYGSCIQVEDDLGHKGFRLTRDLPKAGARALTMNLRVLLPKVLPLSELLRYKISYYRNKIMKRPPPTAAGPGLDLRSGIDHFCVHPGGRAIIDEVGKSLALNDYDLEPARMALYRFGNTSSGGLWYVLGYMEAKKRLKKGDKILMISLGAGFKCNNCVWKVMKDLEDTNVWQDCIDQYPPKALDNPFSQKFDWINDESMNSARIEDLLPLIQLLA; translated from the coding sequence ATGGAGTTGTTCTTGGCAATGCTTCCACTATTATTGTGCTATATTATCTTCAACCTTTTTAGGTTGGGATACCAAAAGAGAGACCAGTGTTGCTATATGCTAAGCTATGAGTGCCATAAAGCCACTGAGGACCAAAAACTTGATACTGGATCCTGTGCTAAAATTGTTACCCGAAACAAGACTCTGGGAATAGAAGAATACAGGTTTCTTTTAAGAACTATGGTTAGTTCTGGCATCGGTGAACAAACTTATTGCCCAAAAAATGTCATAGAGGGAAGAGAGGAATCTGCAACTCATATGGATGCTGTTTCGGAGATGGATGGTATCATTTTTCATACTCTTGATAAGCTCTTTGCTAAGACAGGAGTTTCTCCATCAGAAATCGACATTATTGTCTCTTCAGTCTCTCTGTTCTCACCAGCTCCCTCACTAACAGCTCGAGTAATAAACCGTTACAAGATGAGGGAGGGCATCAAAGCGTTTAATCTCTCTGGAATGGGTTGCAGTGCAAGTGTAGTAGCCGTTGATTTGGTTAACCAATTGTTCAAGACATGCAAGAATTCACTTGCAATCGTCGTGAGCACAGAATCCATGGGTCCAAATTGGTATTCTGGCAAAGACAAGTCCATGATGCTCTCCAACATTCTTTTTCGTACCGGGGGCTGCTCCATGCTCTTAACAAATAATAGAGCTTTGAAGCATAAAGCCCTCTTGGAATTGACTTGTTCTGTACGCACACATATCGGCTCTAATGATGAAGCATACGGCAGCTGCATCCAAGTAGAAGATGACCTTGGCCACAAAGGCTTCCGGCTCACCAGAGATCTACCCAAAGCTGGTGCCAGAGCTTTAACCATGAATCTCCGAGTTCTTCTTCCTAAAGTTTTGCCACTGTCAGAATTGCTCCGCTACAAAATAAGTTATTATCGAAACAAAATAATGAAGAGACCACCTCCTACGGCTGCAGGACCTGGTTTGGATCTCAGGTCTGGAATCGACCACTTTTGTGTGCACCCCGGTGGGCGGGCAATTATTGATGAGGTTGGTAAGAGCTTAGCACTCAACGATTATGATCTCGAACCAGCAAGAATGGCACTTTATCGGTTTGGAAATACATCATCCGGCGGCCTGTGGTATGTTTTAGGTTACATGGAGGCTAAGAAAAGGCTCAAGAAGGGTGATAAAATACTAATGATCAGCCTCGGGGCAGGTTTTAAGTGCAACAATTGTGTGTGGAAAGTTATGAAGGACTTGGAGGACACAAATGTCTGGCAAGACTGCATAGATCAATACCCTCCAAAAGCCTTAGACAACCCTTTCTCTCAGAAGTTTGATTGGATCAATGATGAAAGCATGAATTCCGCCAGGATTGAAGATCTCCTACCACTAATCCAGTTGTTAGCATAA